TGGTGCGGCGGCGGAGGCGGTGAGGGGAGCCGCCGCGGCCTCACCCTCGCCGTCCGTGAGGCGCACGGCCAGCAGGATCGTGGAGCAGACGGCCAGCACCAGGGCGACCGAACCGGCGACGAGCGTGACGCGCAGGGCCCGGCCGTGGGGGCGGGACGATTCCGCACCGGCCGGTGGTCCCGGCCGCTCCGCCGCCGTGCCCGACGCCTCGGCCGCGACCTCGTACAGCGCGAGCAGGCGCGTCGGGTCGTCACCGCCGAGCCGGGCCATCGCCTCGACGGCCTCCCTGGGCGGGAGGCACCTGCCGGACAGGTACCGCTCCCAGGACGACGTGCTGTAGCCCGTCTTGGCGGCCAACTGGCGCAGACTCAGTCCGCCGTGGTCCTTCACCCGGCGCAACCGCACCACCAACTGCCGTACGCGCGGATCCAGTTCTTCGGGAAGTCCTTTCCAACGCGACATGTTCCCCCCACTCGCGTGCGCGGACCGTGGTCAGCGGTCCCGTCACCGCCGCATTCTGCATCAGCATCCACGCGCCGCCCCAGACATCGGTTCCGTGCCCCCCGCCTGCCCCCTCCGTATTCGGCCACCATCCGCCGCGACCGTCCCGCCGTACCGTCCCGGCGCGCGGTGTCCCCGCAGGTCAGGGTGCGGGACGTCCCGCGCGGACGTCACTTCCGCGGCGATTGTGGCGGATCGGGGCCCCGGGGCCGCAGTCTCGTTCCCGAGCCGGCCGCCGCGGTCGGCCTGACCACGAAGGGGGACACCATGCGTATGGCCAACAAGCTCGCCGTCATGGCCGGAGGCATCGCGCTCACCGGCGGTCTGCTGGCCGGTACCGCGGGCCCGGCCGGTGCCGCACCGGCCGCGCCGCAGGCCGCCTCGGACTGTCCGTCCGGCTGGTTCTGCGTCTGGGACGGGCAGAACTACACCGGCCGCATGCAGAAGGTCGCCGGGACCAACAAGGACCTGACCCAGTACGCCGTGTTCCAGAGCTT
This is a stretch of genomic DNA from Streptomyces hawaiiensis. It encodes these proteins:
- a CDS encoding peptidoglycan-binding protein, whose product is MSRWKGLPEELDPRVRQLVVRLRRVKDHGGLSLRQLAAKTGYSTSSWERYLSGRCLPPREAVEAMARLGGDDPTRLLALYEVAAEASGTAAERPGPPAGAESSRPHGRALRVTLVAGSVALVLAVCSTILLAVRLTDGEGEAAAAPLTASAAAPPGSPKRSERLAYTCRAERIDGRWYAGNSRTLKAVLAMGHAGPEVAEAQCLLREAGLSPGAVDGIFGPHTQRAVKGLQKRSGLVVDGIIGPHT
- a CDS encoding peptidase inhibitor family I36 protein; protein product: MRMANKLAVMAGGIALTGGLLAGTAGPAGAAPAAPQAASDCPSGWFCVWDGQNYTGRMQKVAGTNKDLTQYAVFQSFKSWYNHGASCDFKWFSEKNHAGSSGIVPRGYKETGGVSRYMKSNTWVNCR